In Dioscorea cayenensis subsp. rotundata cultivar TDr96_F1 chromosome 9, TDr96_F1_v2_PseudoChromosome.rev07_lg8_w22 25.fasta, whole genome shotgun sequence, a genomic segment contains:
- the LOC120268446 gene encoding putative pentatricopeptide repeat-containing protein At2g01510, whose protein sequence is MKTSSKLLARMLLKNTFTANRTTSGCTKFGELDEARKLFVLTTERTKVTWTIMIGAFSQLGCSKEAFELFNDPHASRLVNQIHVHVAKSGFGSTLLVCNTLVDSYSKCGLIDVARCLFDEMPERDTVTYNALLMGYSKEGFHGDAMKLFMEMRNLELKPSQFTFSGVLTAGTRLEDLRFGQQVHSLIIKSDFYWHVFITNSLLDFYWECRCISGATKLFDEMVERDNVSYNVMVSGYAWAGRTKEFGKQFPFASMLSITGALSDDR, encoded by the coding sequence ATGAAGACCTCTTCGAAGTTGCTCGCCAGAATGCTTCTCAAGAACACCTTCACCGCAAACCGGACGACCTCCGGATGCACCAAGTTCGGCGAGCTTGATGAAGCCCGGAAGCTGTTTGTTCTCACCACCGAGCGCACTAAGGTCACCTGGACGATCATGATCGGCGCATTCTCGCAGTTGGGTTGTTCCAAGGAGGCGTTCGAGCTTTTCAATGATCCTCACGCTTCACGTTTGGTGAACCAAATTCATGTTCATGTTGCAAAATCTGGTTTTGGGAGCACACTGTTAGTATGCAACACCTTGGTGGATTCTTATTCCAAGTGTGGCCTCATCGATGTTGCTCGATGCCTTTTCGATGAAATGCCGGAGAGGGACACAGTGACATACAATGCCTTGTTGATGGGTTATTCTAAAGAAGGATTCCACGGTGATGCTATGAAGCTCTTCATGGAGATGAGGAACTTGGAGTTGAAGCCCTCTCAGTTCACTTTCTCTGGAGTTTTAACTGCCGGAACAAGGCTCGAGGATCTTCGGTTTGGGCAGCAGGTTCACAGTCTCATCATCAAATCAGACTTTTATTGGCATGTGTTTATTACCAATTCATTATTGGATTTCTACTGGGAATGCAGGTGCATAAGCGGAGCTACAAAGTTGTTCGATGAAATGGTGGAGAGGGATAATGTTTCTTATAATGTGATGGTCTCTGGGTATGCATGGGCTGGGAG